The Chanos chanos chromosome 6, fChaCha1.1, whole genome shotgun sequence genome includes a region encoding these proteins:
- the LOC115813965 gene encoding uncharacterized protein LOC115813965, with product MVLNKVKSRQDKVLVNGFHAWRPVEVKEEYRHRTSLNKSHAFIELRDLRVKDSGQYCCEILSGTKLKYTRFQLRVTANYSHPTISVECGLGSNHGNIIHGNSYDSCVVTCSASHGFPLADVMWTVSAQLNHTLTENITHIHQDNTTDLWSVFQSVFLNCSQPVNVSCSVGGSASQLLTLCPRTGPPAPDLAQLIACLMVIVGVFGVMVGCGAVRMMQKTLSCNI from the exons ATGGTGCTAAATAAGGTGAAATCCAGACAAGACAAAGTCCTTGTCAACGGCTTCCATGCCTGGAGGCCTGTGGAGGTAAAGGAGGAGTACAGACATAGGACCAGTCTGAACAAGTCTCACGCCTTCATCGAACTCAGAGACCTCCGCGTCAAAGACTCTGGTCAATACTGCTGCGAGATCCTGTCCGGAAccaaactgaaatacacacGTTTCCAGCTGAGAGTGACAG CCAACTACAGTCATCCCACCATCTCAGTGGAATGTGGTCTGGGGAGTAACCACGGAAACATcatccatggcaacagctaTGACAGTTGTGTGGTGACCTGCTCGGCGTCTCATGGGTTTCCTCTTGCTGATGTGATGTGGACTGTTTCAGCACAGCTGAACCACACGTTAACGGAGAACATAACTCACATCCATCAGGACAACACTACTGACCTGTGGAGCGTTTTTCAGTCTGTCTTCCTCAACTGCTCTCAGCCTGTTAATGTCAGCTGCTCTGTAGGAGGATCTGCATCACAGCTTCTCACACTGT GTCCACGGACAGGCCCCCCCGCCCCAGACCTGGCACAGCTCATCGCCTGCCTGATGGTGATAGTGGGTGTTTTTGGGGTGATGGTGGggtgtggagcagtgaggaTG ATGCAGAAAACGCTGAGCTGCAACATCTAG
- the fzd4 gene encoding frizzled-4, translating into MGWMWTFPARAALLLFTALLSVQLGVARAFGDEEEMTCDPIRISMCQDLGYNVTKMPNLVGNVLQSDAELQLTTFTPLIQYGCSSQLKFFLCSVYVPMCTDKVPIPIGPCGSMCLSVKRKCLPVLNEFGFIWPDVLNCSLFPPQNDQNHMCMEGPGDEDGPFHSVLSLPREEECQTLGSVTDQYVWVKRSHSCALQCGYDAGLYRRQAKVFTDVWMSVWAVLCFISTAFTVLTFLVDSSRFSYPERPIIFLSMCYNIYSVAFVVRLTVGRERISCDLGEAATPVLVQEGLKNTGCAIVFLLMYFFGMASSVWWVILTLTWFLAAGLKWGHEAIEMHSSYFHIGAWAIPAVKTIVILIMRLVDADDLTGLCYVGHQHLDALTGFVVAPLFTYLVMGTLFIGAGLVALFKIRSNLQKDGTKTDKLERLMVKIGVFSVLYTVPATCVIACYFYQISNWEDFKQTARDSYMASEMLRIFMSLLVGITSGMWIWSAKTLHTWQRCSSRLLHSSRARRGDRKGVSWPKATKGSETVV; encoded by the exons ATGGGTTGGATGTGGACATTTCCTGCTCGAGCTGCCCTACTGTTATTCACAGCACTGTTAAGCGTGCAACTCGGCGTCGCACGCGCATTTGGGGACGAGGAAGAAATGACGTGTGACCCCATTCGTATTTCGATGTGTCAGGATTTGGGATATAATGTGACCAAGATGCCCAATCTGGTTGGGAATGTACTACAATCTGACGCTGAGCTCCAGTTAACCACTTTCACACCACTGATTCAGTACGGCTGCTCCAGTCAACTAAAG ttcttcctgtgctctgtgtatgtCCCTATGTGCACAGATAAGGTTCCTATCCCCATCGGTCCCTGTGGCAGCATGTGTCTGTCCGTCAAGAGGAAATGTCTGCCTGTTCTGAACGAGTTTGGATTTATTTGGCCCGACGTGCTCAACTGCAGCCTGTTTCCTCCGCAGAACGACCAGAACCACATGTGTATGGAGGGCCCGGGAGACGAGGACGGCCCGTTCCACTCCGTCCTGTCTCTTCCTCGGGAGGAAGAGTGTCAGACTTTGGGTTCTGTTACGGATCAGTACGTCTGGGTCAAGCGGAGCCACAGCTGTGCGCTGCAGTGTGGGTACGATGCCGGGCTGTACCGGCGCCAGGCCAAGGTCTTCACTGACGTGTGGATGTCTGTTTGGGCCGTGCTCTGTTTCATCTCCACCGCCTTCACGGTTCTCACCTTCCTCGTGGATTCCTCGCGCTTCTCGTATCCAGAGAGACCCATCATCTTCCTCAGCATGTGCTACAACATCTACAGTGTGGCGTTTGTGGTGCGTCTGACCGTGGGGCGGGAACGCATCTCCTGTGACCTGGGCGAAGCGGCCACGCCGGTGCTGGTTCAGGAGGGGCTGAAGAACACGGGTTGCGCCATCGTGTTTCTCCTCATGTACTTCTTCGGCATGGCCTCGTCCGTCTGGTGGGTCATTCTCACCCTTACCTGGTTCCTGGCTGCAGGGTTAAAGTGGGGTCATGAGGCCATTGAAATGCACAGCTCCTATTTCCACATCGGCGCCTGGGCCATCCCCGCCGTGAAGACCATCGTCATCCTCATCATGCGGCTGGTGGATGCCGACGACCTCACGGGGCTCTGTTACGTGGGTCATCAGCACCTGGACGCGCTGACTGGCTTTGTGGTCGCGCCGCTTTTCACGTACCTGGTGATGGGAACGCTGTTCATCGGCGCCGGTCTGGTCGCCCTGTTTAAGATCCGGTCGAACCTGCAGAAAGACGGaaccaaaacagacaaactggaACGTCTGATGGTGAAAATCGGCGTGTTCTCGGTTCTCTACACGGTTCCTGCCACGTGCGTCATCGCCTGCTACTTCTACCAGATTTCCAACTGGGAGGACTTTAAGCAGACGGCGCGGGATTCTTACATGGCCTCGGAGATGCTGAGGATCTTCATGTCCCTGCTGGTGGGCATCACGTCGGGCATGTGGATCTGGTCGGCCAAAACGCTGCACACCTGGCAGAGGTGCTCCAGCAGACTGCTCCACAGCAGCCGTgcgaggagaggagacaggaaggGAGTGAGCTGGCCCAAAGCCACCAAGGGCAGCGAGACTgtggtgtga